The genomic window TTATCGTCGATGGCAACGCTGTCCTGCCCTTACATTCCCGGCTCATCAAAACCATCGGAGAAAGTGAAATCATGGTTGCCGTCACCGAGAATGCGCCTCATGAGCGTATTGAGCGCCTGAAGCACGCGGGATGCAAAATCATTCGGACGAAGGGTACGGATGGTCGGGTGGATCTACAGGAACTCTTCCGGTATCTGGGCGAAATGAAATTGACGAACATCCTTGTCGAGGGTGGGAGTAAAATTATTACCTCGATGATCGAAGGCCATTTTGCTGATAAAATTATCGTATTTATTGCCCCCGTCATTATCGGAGGGGAAGGCGCAATGTCACCCGTCCGCGGCAAGGGGGTTAATATCATGGGTGAGGCAGTAAAACTGGCTGAAATTAACATCAGAAGATTTTCCAATGACATTGCTGTTGAAGGTGTTCCGGAATACTGATTGTGCGCTTAAGAATGCCTGCAGGGGACCATCGGAGAATACGGGAGACGATGCAATGGACAGTTACAAAGTATCAAGATCGCTGTCCTCGTCATCTAAAGCTTTCTCGATTTCAAATTCGATCTCTCTTCTTGGTTCAAGCACCAGCTTTTTGTATCTTTCTTTAATAAAAGCCAGCCGCTCAGTTTTTTTGCGCTGGTTGTCTGTCACATAATTTACTTCAAAGATCATGTTCTTTGCCCTCCTATCAGTTTCATTTTACACGAAAATAACCGCATTTTAAAAACCAAAAGAATTATATAGTCAGCTTACCTAATGTCAAGTTCAAACTAAATATTTTGACTTTCAAACATTCTGTGATAAACTTTCAAAAATATGATTCGAAAAAGCGAAAGAGGTCAGGATATTCCGGAAGGCATGGTCATTGTCCCGGAAGGGCAGTTTTTCATGGGCAGTACGCAACAGGATATTGCCAAATTGCTGGAATCCGACCGAAATATTGAAGCAGAACGGCTTGAAAATGAGGTTCCTCAGCGCACGGTTTCCTTGAACGCATACCTCATCGACAAATATCCCGTTACCAACGCACACTATAAATTATTCGTCGAGGCCGGCGGCTACACGCAAAAGAGTCTGTGGTCTGACGCCGGGTGGCAGTATATTGTTCAGGCAAAGCCGCTGGAAAATAACGAGCTGGATGCCGTCTTTCACGGTGAATCTGATTGTCCGGTCGTAAACATCTCGTGGTATGAGGCAGAGGCATTTGCAGCGTGGTCAGGGAAAAGGCTTCCTACTGAGGCAGAATGGGAAAAGGCCGCCCGTGGCACCGACGGCAGGATATATCCCTGGGGGAATGAGTTCGATAAAACACGGTTAAACTGCGCTGAGGCCAAGATTGAGAGGCCTACCCCCGTTACAAAATATCCGCAAGGACAAAGCGTATACGGATGTTTCGATATGGCTGGAAACGTGTGGGAATGGACGGCGGACTGGTACGACAGTCAATACTACCGTCACGCCCCCGACAAGAATCCGCAAGGACCAGGAATGGCAGAAGAAAACCCCTATTTTGGCAGGCCGGAAGAAGTAGGCATTTCTATTTATGACTTAAAACCTTCTCCGGCAGGCAGAGCCCTGAGCGGGTGCAAGGTGCTGCGCGGTGGTTCATGGAACGGATCAGGTATTGTTCACATACGCTGTGCAAACCGGGATTATGATGAACCTACGTACAAAAACGACACCATTAGCTTCCGTTGCGCCAAATCGTTGGATTAGGACACGCGCTAAAGCTCCCTCAATACAAACCCTTATCCTGTTGTTTGTCTGTTCATGACAAACGACAGGATAAGGGTTTGTAATAATTTTGTGATTAACAATAATTATTTTTTTCAATAATAAATCAGTTTAAAAGGAGACATCATGAACATTCTTGTTTCCGGGTCATTGGCGTACGACAGGATCATGGACTTTCCGGGAAAGTTTTCTGACCACATCCTGCCGGATAAGACGCATATGCTGAACGTGTGCTTTATGATCAACGGGATAACCGAGAATTTTGGAGGCACAGCGGGCAATATTGCTTATGCCCTTTCCCTCATGGGTGAAACACCAACGATACTCGCCACCGCGGGACGTGATTTTGAACCGTACCGGAACTGGTTAACGCAGCGCAATATTTCCACACAGTATATTAAGGTCATTCCTGATGAACTAACGGCGGGAGCCTATATAACTACCGACCAGTCTGACAATCAAATAACGGCATTCAACCCGGGCGCAATGAAACACAATGCCAGCTTTCAGTTTAATGCAGTCGATGCCCGGACGACTCTTGCTATTATTGCGCCAGGGAATCTGGGTGATATGGTCGATTTCTCCAATACTTACAAAAAGAAAGGCATCGACTATATTTTCGATCCAGGACAGTCCCTGCCAGCATGGACAAAGGACTTGTTAACAGAGTTGATTCATGGGTCAAAAATATTTATCTGCAATGACTATGAACTGCAATTAACCCAGGAAAAAACTTCCATGACGATTGATGATATTCTGAAAAAGACAAAGACTCTCATCGTAACAAAAGGGGAATATGGCTCCGTCGTCATGCAAAGGGAAAACGACTCAGTATGCAGCATTGACATCCCGGTTGCTAAAACCCAGCAGGTAACCGATCCCACCGGCGCCGGCGATGCCTATCGGGCGGGGTTAATAAAGGGTCTCGTGTCATCAAAAAAGGATATCGTTCATGCAGCAAAGATCGGAGCCGTATGCGCCGCTTATTGCGTGGAGGTATATGGCCCCCAGAATTTCCATTTCACCCATGATTCGTTTAACGAACGCTTTGCTTCCGCGTTTGGAGAAAAGGCTTTTTAAAAACGGGTCACTACGTCTGTGCCCTACCCCGGACGATTGGGAAACGAAAAAGTCAAAGGAACAAAATCCGCGTGTCACCTCTGTCAGGGTTTACAACCCTGGCAGAGGTCACGGTATTCAATCTTTCTTTATTCCAAAAGCCTCTTCAGCTTGTCCGGCATGGGGGTCGGCTTACGGCTTGCGTTCAGACATGCCAGCTTTGAAATACCCTCCGCAATCAGGACATTGTCTCCCTCACGGATTATCGTATGATGAAATTCTACGGTGGCATGTTTCAGCGCGGAAATCCAGGTCCTGATAACAAGAACATCATCATACCGGGCGGGGGAGCGAAATCGGCAGTGCGCTTCGGTAACGGGAAAGTAGATATGTTCCTTTTCTAATGCGGCGTATGGCAAACCGATATTTCTCAGATATTCCGTCCGCCCCATCTCAAAATAAACGAAGAAATTGGCGTAATACACAATGCCCATCTGATCGGTCTCCTGGTAGCGGACGCGTGTTGTAATCTCATGAATTTTCGTTTGATTGTGCATATCTTTTCCTAACACTTCTTCTGTGTACACCCTCAAAAGATCAGATAACGGTTCAGGGATAGAATACTTTTCTACTCCTGTCCGCGCTTGCCTTCTTGACGGAAACTCTTTAAATACTGGAAGTAGTCTCCATCCGTCGTCAAAATGAGATGCGTCTGTTTATCAAACGTTGTTTCGTAGGTTTGCAGCGTTTTGGTAAAGGAATAAAATTCTGGCGCCTTTTCATACGCCTCGGCGTAGATCTTCACCGCCTCGGCATCCGCCTGGCCTTTAATTTCCTCGGCCGTCCGGTATCCTTCCGACTCGATACGCTCCAGTTCTCTCTTCATCGAACCCAGAATCTCCGCCTCTTCCTTCCGTCCCTCTGATTCATACTTATTCGCAATACGGATACGTTCGGAACGCATTCGGTCATATATCTTGGGGATAACGGCCTCCACGTAATTGATATACTTGATCCGGACGTCAATCAATTCAATTCCATACCGACCCTCCAGCGCACGCAAAGCCATTTTCTTTATTTCTTCGCTGATTTTGTCGCGTCCCATGATAATCTGCACCTTTTTAATATCCTCCGCCTCTTCCAGCTCCTTTGTCGTATATTCGAGCTTCCGGTTCGAATTTCTGAGAACCTCCTTTAAGGTGTAAGAACTGACTACGTTTTTTACTGCCGATTCGATCACTTCGTCCAACACACGCATCCCGCGTTCTTCTGTACCCAGGGAGGTATAGAACTTCAGCGATTCTGAGATCTTCCATCGCGCCCAGGCCCCTACCCCGATGTTTTCCTTGTCCCGTGTAAGGATGTCGCTCGGTTCTCCGCTCCACTCCAGGAGTCTTTTATCAAAATATCTGACCTCCTGGATAAAGGGGGTTTTCACACAAAGGCCGGGATCCGTAACGGTCTTGACGGGCCTCCCAAACTGCGTAATAACTGCCTGCTGTCTGACATCCACAACATAGAGCGACGCTTTCAGACAGATAATCACACTAGCAACGACAATAAGGGCAATAATAATGGCTGCTTTTTTCATTTCTTCACATCCTCCTCATGAAGTCCCAGGATCGGCAAAAAACCTTCGATCTCTTTGTCGAAAACGTACAGCTTTTCACATTTGGGAAGAATCTTTGCCATGGTTTCCAGAAAGAGTCTGCGCCGGGTTACGTCCTCAGCCTTTTTGTATTCTTCAAATACGGCCAGAAATGCCCTAACATCACCGGTGGCTTCGTTTACCCTTCGAATCCGGTATCCTTCAGCCTCT from Candidatus Brocadia sp. includes these protein-coding regions:
- the hflC gene encoding protease modulator HflC; this translates as MKKAAIIIALIVVASVIICLKASLYVVDVRQQAVITQFGRPVKTVTDPGLCVKTPFIQEVRYFDKRLLEWSGEPSDILTRDKENIGVGAWARWKISESLKFYTSLGTEERGMRVLDEVIESAVKNVVSSYTLKEVLRNSNRKLEYTTKELEEAEDIKKVQIIMGRDKISEEIKKMALRALEGRYGIELIDVRIKYINYVEAVIPKIYDRMRSERIRIANKYESEGRKEEAEILGSMKRELERIESEGYRTAEEIKGQADAEAVKIYAEAYEKAPEFYSFTKTLQTYETTFDKQTHLILTTDGDYFQYLKSFRQEGKRGQE
- a CDS encoding acyl-CoA thioesterase, giving the protein MHNQTKIHEITTRVRYQETDQMGIVYYANFFVYFEMGRTEYLRNIGLPYAALEKEHIYFPVTEAHCRFRSPARYDDVLVIRTWISALKHATVEFHHTIIREGDNVLIAEGISKLACLNASRKPTPMPDKLKRLLE
- a CDS encoding formylglycine-generating enzyme family protein, with protein sequence MIRKSERGQDIPEGMVIVPEGQFFMGSTQQDIAKLLESDRNIEAERLENEVPQRTVSLNAYLIDKYPVTNAHYKLFVEAGGYTQKSLWSDAGWQYIVQAKPLENNELDAVFHGESDCPVVNISWYEAEAFAAWSGKRLPTEAEWEKAARGTDGRIYPWGNEFDKTRLNCAEAKIERPTPVTKYPQGQSVYGCFDMAGNVWEWTADWYDSQYYRHAPDKNPQGPGMAEENPYFGRPEEVGISIYDLKPSPAGRALSGCKVLRGGSWNGSGIVHIRCANRDYDEPTYKNDTISFRCAKSLD
- a CDS encoding carbohydrate kinase family protein, producing the protein MNILVSGSLAYDRIMDFPGKFSDHILPDKTHMLNVCFMINGITENFGGTAGNIAYALSLMGETPTILATAGRDFEPYRNWLTQRNISTQYIKVIPDELTAGAYITTDQSDNQITAFNPGAMKHNASFQFNAVDARTTLAIIAPGNLGDMVDFSNTYKKKGIDYIFDPGQSLPAWTKDLLTELIHGSKIFICNDYELQLTQEKTSMTIDDILKKTKTLIVTKGEYGSVVMQRENDSVCSIDIPVAKTQQVTDPTGAGDAYRAGLIKGLVSSKKDIVHAAKIGAVCAAYCVEVYGPQNFHFTHDSFNERFASAFGEKAF